The Sorghum bicolor cultivar BTx623 chromosome 6, Sorghum_bicolor_NCBIv3, whole genome shotgun sequence genome contains the following window.
GCCGGGGCCGGCCGTCCCCAGCATGTCAATGCAAAGTGCAAACCACTCTCGCTAGACTCCCAACCTAGCTTTACCCATCCAAAACGTGTACGCCTgcactgcaaaaaaaaaaaaaactccgtACGAAGCGTCCACGCAGGCCGGCAGGTGCAACGGCAACGCCAAGACGCCGGCCGGCGCTGGTCCGCGTCGCGCGCGTACACGGTACGTGTATTTCGCTGGAGCTGGACGCGCGGCGGGCGGGCAGGCGGCTGGCGACGCGCGCGGGACTGACCTGCCGACCTAGCAGCACGAGCACGTGGTGGGGGCCGGCAGCCCGCCCCGGGCGACCAACCGACGGATAGCGAGCGAGGGCGGGCGACGGGGCGACGGCTCCCCAGCTACTCTCTCGCCCGTGCACACACGCACACGGGCACGGCGACATGCCACCTGCGCCCGGATCTGTGTCCCCCTCCTCCTCGGCTTTTGACTACACCCACCCTATCCCTGCCCGGATTTGCTGCTGCTCTCTCCTCGTCTGCAGCTAGCTGCAAATTAATCGATCCCCATgccatgatgatgatgatgatgatgatgcaaaCTGGAACGCCTGGTGCTTGCCCAGCGACGGAAACCGGAAAGCTACAGGGAACTTGTGGCATGTTCCGGCTCCTAGGGATCACACACGGATGGTGTggcctgctggctgctgctgtaGTATTGCCTCGCCATGATTCCGAAGGGGACGGGTGTGGGGTTGACATGCGTGCACTGCGTCTGCGCTGGCCAGCTTTATTTGCCACGGACGTGCGTGCTACAACTTGGTCAAGGCGGCCAGCCAGGGAGGCAGCTGGGAGCGAGCGAGTGGTCGCAGGGCGTTCCGTGCTCGTGTTCGTGTGTCGATCAGGCACAGGCAGGGACGCACGCACCAGCATGATTGCTTGCTTGACGCTGAAGCGGTGCAGGTGGTGTGTCACGGTTCCATCCAGCCCCGACCTGAGGAATCACGAATGTGCTGCATTCTCTATCTGCTCGTTAGTTGACCCAGGCACCGGGTCTAAAAATACGGAGGCTAGTGGGACCATCTAGCTAGAGTTGTTGTCTCTGTCACCTCGTGCAGCCGCTAGCAGTGCAGTGCAGGGGTCACTGTGAATCAGCAACAGATATCCATACTTGAATAGGCACACGCGAAGCAGAAGCGTCACTGTGAAGGGCAGAGCATTGACGAGTGCACGCTTCATGTTACAAGATGTTTCAGTTTATGacctataataataataatagtaaacaTAAAAGAGCAACCACAATGTGGTTCCAAGTTTATGATCTATAATAATAAACATAAAACAACAACCACAATGTTGTTCAAAAGCAGCAAGTAATAAGGATTTAAAATGATCCCCACCAGCTAGCTGGAGCACTCCATAGTAAATGATATCCATAAGTTTATTCCGTACCAGCAAGCCAGGCACTTGGTCCTTGGTAACAGGATAAAATGTCAACTCAAATTAGAAAATGACTGTAAACGAAATCCAATATAGTTCCCTACCAGCAAATCAGGCACTTGGTCTATACAACAGGATAGCATGTCAACTCAAATGCAGAGCTGACATGTCAACTCAAATGCAAAGCTGACTGTAAACGAAGTCCCTACCAGCAAACTCATTCAAACTTCAGGCATTCTGCGATGCTAATACATGTAAAACAAGAAAAATTGGGAGCCTCTTTATGGACGTTAATCCTGGGAATTGTCAGTTGAGAAGTAGGTTTCTTCAAGTATCTGTGTGTACATAAGCAACTCTCTTGTTCACTTATACAATCTCTCCAGTTACAAAAAAAGATCATCAGAACAAAACACCTTTTGCTACATCATCTAAGAGCTATTGTCAAAAGTGTTGGGAGGGGGAAAAAGGACCTAATCCTTTGGCCCATCGAGAACATATGAGAAGCAATGCACTCTACAGCATAGTACTCTGGTAGCTTCTGAAAATTTGCTGTTATTATTACTTTATCATCAAGGCTGCTTTAGCAGCACAAGGCCAGGACGAGTACAAAGAACTGTATAATCTAAGAGCAAATAAagtagagaagaaaagaaacgTGATGGTGAGAGCAGAGGATCCTCCAGCCGAACACAAACCAGATCAAAACTTTTGAGAGGATTGCAGCACAGACCCTAAGGCGCCATGAGCCCTTGGATCGTGTATTGAAGAGACTTTGCCCAGTCTTCCTTGAAAAGTAAGGTTTGTAGTGTCTTCATAACATTATAATCTGGGTCCAACTTGCGTTGCCAGCCCTGTAATAAAAGTGAAAAGAATTGAAGAAACACAAATGGAAAAGGAATGCCTAGGAGAGGTATTCTTGCAATCAAAGAGACAAAGGTGTAATACACAAATAGACAATTACGTAAAGCAGTTTGCATAGCCACATTGTGGAATCCTATCTGCTTGCAAATGAACACATCATCTTTGCTGGAAATTAGACAAACAAAAGAACTACAGGAGAAGCAAGATGTGTAAGTCAAAATTGCAAAAATAATGCACGGTTTATAACAACACAAACATGGCTAAGTTGGTTTTAAGATCTCTAAATCAAAAAGAATAATCTGAGAGTAAAGTTCAGTGAAGAAAAAGTAAGTCATGTAAGTTACCTCAAGAACTAATGTAGTCACCATGACAGTACAAACATTGCCATCGATATTCACTTTGTGACGTCGAACTTGCTCAAGCAGCTGGTGCATACACTCAGCTGGGTGGACAACATCACCTTCAGCAGTGCCCCAAAAAGAGAATGATCGTTCCACTTCCTGTAGCATAAATTAAGTAAAGAATTCTCAAAAATTGCACTCCTAAAAATAAATTAACACAATTATCATTTGCAATTCCCATTGTCATCAAAAGTGAAGAGTTACTGGTCAGTGATCAgattgcacaaaaatacaaaggaGTATCTAACATTGAGTTCTAGCGCATTATAGTGCATCTAGGGTGTCACTTTTTATTGtccatccaaatatgatattttACTGACAAACTTTACGGGGAGTCGGGGAGAATAAAACTTCTGTGGCGGAAGGCCACATACCAGACCGAATGTGCATGCATCAGAGACTACCACATGTCCACTGTGCTAGAAATCAATGAATCAGCTTCgagtttattattattattattttcctaGAACCTAGGCTTTGTGACACCAGCTCTGATAATACTCCCTCTTTTGCAATGAGATCGTTCCCATTGCAGGAACAGATTACAGATCAAGGAGACAACAAATAGGCAAATATAAAATACAGCTAATGAGATTGGACCAAGTGTTCGTCCATACTCTGACTGCTGAACCTCTTTCATAGCATCAATTAAAAAGTTTGAGTGTGGAAACAATTGGAGTTACATTGAGAACAACAGTACTATCCAAGAAAATAAACATACGTAACAAAACAGAGGAAGCACCAAATTGGCACTCTCCTAACCCTAAAAGGCTAAAACAAGTCGTAGCAACCTATAAATTCAAAGAAAAATTGTCATCTCCAGTTTCTGCTGGTAATCTATATTGTGCAGATACATTTTGTGAAATTGAAGGTAAATGCTACAGGCCACCTATTACAGTAGTATAGCCTGCTTTATCATGGAAAAGGAGAGAGAATCTTCGCCAATAAAATCCAAACTTCTATCACCAACGAAAAGACTAGTTGTAAGGAAGCGATAAATTACCTCAATAAAAGCACTTGGATTTGGGCAATTCTGTTGTTTTGACAACTTTAGAGTACTTTCTGCAGCTGTACGACCATCTCGGCGAGCAACAGCCTTGAAGAACTCGAGTAAATTCACACGGTCATTACTTGAAAGTTCAGCAGTCATTCCTACATCCAGGAAGACTACATGTGGCCTTGACTTTATAAGGGTGTTATTTGAGTTCTTTGGTTGTACAACACGGACTAAAATATTTCCTGGGTGCATATCTGCATGGACGAAATTATCAACCTGTAAAAGGACACAAAATGACCAAAAATGTTAGCTGTGAATACAAGCTCTAAAAAAGTAAAAATATACCTATGAATAACTATGCTGCAAAGCCTGCAATCGATATGTTTGCTTCAGAAATTTTATCGTGGGCTCACAATCTTGAATCCAGAATTAGTAACCTCTTATAGCAATTATTTTCCAGAACAAAGCAGCAAAAAGTGTCATtttgatgcataaataaaatattGAAGTCTCTTCGATCTTTACAACATATAATCCAGATTTTGCATGGTACTAATTCCTTCAGTTGTTCAAATTAGGTAATCATATATACTGAATGAGGATGCTACGATGTCTAAAAATACATTACCAGTAGCATTTTCAAGAGCGCATGAGTGCCAATATGGGCCAGAGCACTTTTAATTCGATCATGCCCCTCAAGGTCATCAACATAGTGTGAAACACTCTCCCCATGCTCGTAAGTCTCGACCAAAACAGCAGGATGAACAAGTGGATAAAGAGGTCTTGGGAAAGATACATCCTTCCACCTTCGGAAGTTGTAGATAAACCGGCTCAGGTGAGCAGCTTCCCGTGCAAGGTCAACTTGAGACATCATGAAGACAGCAAACTGTTGTACACTCTCATCTAAGCGCAACCAATTCAGCGTGGGGATGTATCTAGAAATTTTTGCTACGGCATTGATGATATTGAAATCCCTTCTTATCGAGTCTCCTACACCAGGATGTCTTACTTTTACTGCAACTGTTACACGCTTTGTCTGCTGATTAGGATACCGGAATCGTAAAACAGCCCGATGCACTTGAGCAACACTTCCAGATGCAACAGGGTTCTCTTCAAAATTCTCAAAAATGTCTGATAGCTTACGACCAAAAGCTTTCTCAACAGTTTTCTTGGTATACTTAAAGCTGTGAGCTGGTGCTTTTGTGTGCAGCTTTGACAATTCAGTACAAAGGTCACTTGGAAACAGATCAGGGCGTGTTGCAGCCCATTGGCCCCATTTGATAAACGCAGGACCTGCAAGCTCCAAAGTACGATGGACAAGCCGAAGCCATGTTTTCCTATACTTACTGCCAAGAGTCTCTGCAAATGGGGCCATCAGTATACTCGGAGTGAACAGCAATGCCAAATATATTGATCTGAAGATTATAATAACCAGCTCTACTGCCGAATATATTAGAGAGGTAACATAAATACGGCCATCCTGAGCTCGCTCACGTATTGGGTAGTATTCGCCATCTGCAGATGTCTTCTGAGCTAGCATTACCTCTCCCGCAATGAAAGCGACGAGGTAAGGAGCTACATTAGACCTACTCACAGCCAAGCCAATGGCACAAGCAACCCTACTCAAAAATGGAGATGCTTTTGGTGCACGAGAACCCATGGCCACAAGTCGCTTCCAAGCAAGTTGACTCTGAAATGCATTCTGGCTACAGGATGAAAGAATTGAGAACTTCCTCACACCAGTGCTCCAGTGTAAGCTCTCATTTGCTCTTCCCAGCATGTAGGAGGTGCTTGGACCATTATAAACCCTCCCATGCAAAAAGGCCCTGCTGGAATAACCCAAACCGAATGCAAAGCTTGAGGTAATGTTTTGGCCAGAAGCAGTGTTGGGTTTTGAGGAGACCAAAAGGGCTTGAGCAATTTTTCTGCTCTTCCCTAAGTGGGCAAACCTGGAAGTCACAGGGGAGAAATTTACACTTCAGCATTGGGCAAACAGCACCAGGGCATCACAATAACTAGCATATAGAAATATATAATGTAACAAACTCATAGAACGTAGTAAACTCTATAGGATAATAACAGCTGAAGATCTGACCTTGACATCATGGCGTTTCTCCTGAGGATGATGCGTCACGGCGGGATCACAGGGGTGGGCTTAGCGAGGGGCATGGAGGTTAAACTCCTGCGAGAAGAAGCTGCACCAGCACCTTAGAATCCCAAGTTCTCTATGGCGTCGACTTGACTGGGCTCGATCGTGCGTAGGAGGAAGGGCCTAATCAAAGCATCGACGGATGGATTAGATAAGCGCTGCACTGCGCAGCAGCAAAATCCCCTACTAACTGATGCTGACAAGGGAATATTTCGATTCGATGGGAAAGAGCATTTGAAACACATCGCTGAATCGAATTCGCGCTCAGAAGAATCCACCCAAG
Protein-coding sequences here:
- the LOC8070268 gene encoding probable serine/threonine-protein kinase abkC gives rise to the protein MMSRFAHLGKSRKIAQALLVSSKPNTASGQNITSSFAFGLGYSSRAFLHGRVYNGPSTSYMLGRANESLHWSTGVRKFSILSSCSQNAFQSQLAWKRLVAMGSRAPKASPFLSRVACAIGLAVSRSNVAPYLVAFIAGEVMLAQKTSADGEYYPIRERAQDGRIYVTSLIYSAVELVIIIFRSIYLALLFTPSILMAPFAETLGSKYRKTWLRLVHRTLELAGPAFIKWGQWAATRPDLFPSDLCTELSKLHTKAPAHSFKYTKKTVEKAFGRKLSDIFENFEENPVASGSVAQVHRAVLRFRYPNQQTKRVTVAVKVRHPGVGDSIRRDFNIINAVAKISRYIPTLNWLRLDESVQQFAVFMMSQVDLAREAAHLSRFIYNFRRWKDVSFPRPLYPLVHPAVLVETYEHGESVSHYVDDLEGHDRIKSALAHIGTHALLKMLLVDNFVHADMHPGNILVRVVQPKNSNNTLIKSRPHVVFLDVGMTAELSSNDRVNLLEFFKAVARRDGRTAAESTLKLSKQQNCPNPSAFIEEVERSFSFWGTAEGDVVHPAECMHQLLEQVRRHKVNIDGNVCTVMVTTLVLEGWQRKLDPDYNVMKTLQTLLFKEDWAKSLQYTIQGLMAP